The nucleotide window CGCCTTCTCAACCGCCGGACCGCCTGGATAATCCAGCCCCAGAAGCTTGGCGGTCTTGTCAAAAGCCTCACCGGCCGCATCGTCAATGGTGGTGCCGAGCCGTTCATACCGGCCCACACCCCTGACCACCTGTAGCTGGCAATGGCCGCCGGACACCAGCAGCAGCAGATAGGGAAAAGCCACCGCGTCATTGAGACGCACCGAAAGTGCATGCCCCTCCAGATGGTTGATGCCCATGAAAGGAATATCGCAGGCGCTGGCGATGGCCTTGCCGGTCATCAGGCCGACCATGACTCCGCCGATCAGGCCGGGTCCAGAGGTCGCCGCCACGGCATCCAGTTCTGAAAATTCGATTCCGGCCATCTGCAGGGCCTCGGTAATAATGTCATCCAGATGATCGATATGGGAGCGGGCGGCAATTTCCGGCACCACCCCGCCATAAGGGCGGTGTTCGTCCAGCTGGGACATCACCACATTGGACAGGATCCGGCCCTTGCCGTCGACCACCGCCGCCGCCGTCTCGTCACAGCTGGTCTCCAGCCCCAAGACGAGGGGGGATGCCGGGGGAGTTTTCTGGTCGGAATTTTCCGGATTGTTTATTGCCATTTCCACTGGTACTGCTTTGGATTATATCCTACAAACACCTATATAAGGCGTTTGGCCCCAAGAAAAAAGGCTCTAACATCCGGGAATGATCCGTGCAAGAAAAGCTTGGAAATAAAAACATCCGTATCGGCACCCGGGGCAGCCAGCTTGCCCTGGCCCAGGCCCATGAAACAAAAGGCCGGCTTCTTGCCGCCCATCCGGAACTGAACGAAGCGCAGATCGAAATTGTGGTTATGTCGACCCGGGGCGATCGCATCCTCGACCGGCCGCTGGCGGAGATCGGCGGCAAGGGCCTGTTTACCGAGGAAATCGAGGCCGCCCTGCTGGCCGGGGAAATTGACCTGGCCGTGCACAGCCTCAAGGATATGCCAACCGAACTGCCGGAGGGGCTGGAGCTTGCCGCCTATCTCGAGCGGGAGGATGTGCGCGATGCCTTTATCTCATCAAAGGCTGCAAGCCTGATGGAACTGCCGGCCGGCGCCGTTGTCGGCACCGCCTCCCTGCGCCGCCAGGCCCAGACCCTGGCCCTCAGGCCCGACCTCAAAGTGGTGACCTTCCGCGGCAACGTCCAAAGCCGTTTGCGCAAACTGGAGGCCGGCGAAGTAGACGCCACTTTCCTTGCCATGGCCGGGCTCAACCGGCTGGCGCTGGAAGACGGGCGGGTGCATCCGCTGGCCATCGGCGAACTGCTGCCCGCCGTCGCCCAGGGCGCCATCTGCATCGAAATTGCCATAAATAATGCCCGGGCCATGGCTCTTGTCAGCCCGCTCAATCATCCGCCCACCGAGCAACAGGTGGTGGCGGAACGGGCCTTTCTCAACGAACTGGACGGCTCCTGCCGCACCCCCATCGCCGGCCTTGCCACCCTTGATGGCGGCAGGCTTCTGTTACGCGGCCGCCTGCTCGACCTGGACGGCAGTGAAGTTTACGAAGACCGGGAGGAAGGTTCCGCCGGCGAGGCCGAGAACATCGGCCGCATACTGGGACGCCGGATGAAGGAGACAGCCGGTAAAGCCTTCTACGACAAACTTATGGCCGCGAGCGGGACCTGATCGTCATGAGGTTTCTGCTGACACGTCCTCTGGAAGACAGCACAAAACTGGCACAGATGCTGGAAGCAGCGGGACATCAGGCAATGATCGAGCCGATGATGGACATCCGCGTCCTGGCTTTTGATCCGCCAAAGGATCCGTCCGGCTACCAGGCCGTGATTTTCACCAGTGCCAATGGCGTACGCGCCTTCCGTCACCATTTCCCGGACGTCATCCTGCCGGTTTATGCGGTCGGCCCCGCCACCGCCGCGGAAGCCCGTCTTGCCGGCTTCACAGACATCAAATCCAGCAGCCGGGATGTGGAAAAGTTGTCTCAATTGATCGCCTGCGACCCGGAACTGGATAAAAACCGGCCGCTATTACATGTGGCCGGCACAGTTGTTGCAGGCGACCTTGCAAAGTTACTGCAAAAAGTTGGTTTTTCCGTTGACCGCTGGCAACTCTATGAGGCAATCAGGGCAGACCAACTTTCGAACCCAACTCTGGAAATGTTGGATCAGGGGAGAATCGATGCCATTACCTTTTTCTCCCCCCGCACGGCCCGCATCTTTGTGGATCTGGTCCGACAGGCGGGACGGGAGCACCCATTGAAACAGATCAAGGCGCTTTGTCTTAGTGATGCCATAATGGATGTGATAAAGTCAGTTGCA belongs to Emcibacter sp. and includes:
- the tsaD gene encoding tRNA (adenosine(37)-N6)-threonylcarbamoyltransferase complex transferase subunit TsaD, yielding MAINNPENSDQKTPPASPLVLGLETSCDETAAAVVDGKGRILSNVVMSQLDEHRPYGGVVPEIAARSHIDHLDDIITEALQMAGIEFSELDAVAATSGPGLIGGVMVGLMTGKAIASACDIPFMGINHLEGHALSVRLNDAVAFPYLLLLVSGGHCQLQVVRGVGRYERLGTTIDDAAGEAFDKTAKLLGLDYPGGPAVEKAALKGTAGRFSLPRPLKGRPDCNFSFSGLKTAVRREVEKLGQEITQQDVYDLAADFQLALTEAIIDRVGRALDIYLEQYQAEQHILVVAGGVAANTYLRKGLEAACGQRGVSLVAPPPALCTDNGAMIAWAGVERLRLGQVDDLSVGAKARWPLDPDAPAVIGAGVKA
- the hemC gene encoding hydroxymethylbilane synthase, whose protein sequence is MQEKLGNKNIRIGTRGSQLALAQAHETKGRLLAAHPELNEAQIEIVVMSTRGDRILDRPLAEIGGKGLFTEEIEAALLAGEIDLAVHSLKDMPTELPEGLELAAYLEREDVRDAFISSKAASLMELPAGAVVGTASLRRQAQTLALRPDLKVVTFRGNVQSRLRKLEAGEVDATFLAMAGLNRLALEDGRVHPLAIGELLPAVAQGAICIEIAINNARAMALVSPLNHPPTEQQVVAERAFLNELDGSCRTPIAGLATLDGGRLLLRGRLLDLDGSEVYEDREEGSAGEAENIGRILGRRMKETAGKAFYDKLMAASGT
- a CDS encoding uroporphyrinogen-III synthase — its product is MRFLLTRPLEDSTKLAQMLEAAGHQAMIEPMMDIRVLAFDPPKDPSGYQAVIFTSANGVRAFRHHFPDVILPVYAVGPATAAEARLAGFTDIKSSSRDVEKLSQLIACDPELDKNRPLLHVAGTVVAGDLAKLLQKVGFSVDRWQLYEAIRADQLSNPTLEMLDQGRIDAITFFSPRTARIFVDLVRQAGREHPLKQIKALCLSDAIMDVIKSVAWKEIRVAPEPNQHSLFRDINIELEEKSS